One Microbacterium esteraromaticum genomic window carries:
- a CDS encoding threonine/serine exporter family protein: MSRQAPDAVMPAAETDVILGDLGVLLLECGTSVTDVRGSLEQVSRRAAPETTLEFAILPEMVMVSRPGAASATTTVIGKGEALTFRQSARASRLVRDLEMGALPLSAAPARMAAIRSTPRRMPGVQSVIGCGLLSVSLAVLFRCPWWAALLALLVGLLVGGLTILMMRVRAAAAVAPFVSSFASTLLVGVVANALDLGPVPLFAVCAPVAILVPGALITNALLELTSTDIVTGGSRLMYGLIMLAFMAAGLYSGASLTGLRVDSASAALVGEAVHLTTESRGWDALPPAWTAWFVVIVLAVGIGLAFGSGFRLTVVCIVVMTGTYAVLALFSPLVGSVVATGIAAAVLFVAARVLERVTLAVPATVSFQPAFLLLVPGTVGLVSLASFDAQALASAPMMFLSLCIGTKVGALLADLARITRSTVFLRWARPARMGEL, from the coding sequence GTGAGCCGCCAGGCGCCCGACGCCGTGATGCCGGCCGCCGAGACGGATGTGATCCTCGGCGACCTGGGCGTCCTGCTGCTCGAGTGCGGCACGTCGGTGACCGACGTGCGCGGATCGCTCGAGCAGGTGAGCCGCCGGGCCGCCCCTGAGACGACGCTCGAGTTCGCGATCCTTCCAGAGATGGTGATGGTAAGCCGGCCGGGGGCGGCGTCGGCCACCACCACGGTGATCGGCAAAGGCGAGGCGCTGACCTTCCGGCAGTCGGCACGTGCCAGCAGGCTCGTGCGCGATCTCGAGATGGGCGCCTTGCCGTTGTCCGCGGCGCCCGCACGCATGGCTGCGATCCGCTCGACGCCGCGCCGGATGCCAGGGGTGCAGAGCGTCATCGGCTGCGGGCTGCTCTCGGTATCGCTGGCGGTGCTGTTCCGCTGTCCATGGTGGGCGGCGCTGCTCGCGCTGCTCGTCGGCCTGCTGGTCGGCGGACTCACGATCCTGATGATGCGGGTGCGCGCGGCCGCCGCGGTGGCCCCGTTCGTGTCGTCCTTCGCCTCGACGCTGCTCGTCGGCGTCGTGGCGAACGCGCTGGATCTCGGGCCGGTGCCGCTGTTCGCGGTGTGCGCCCCCGTGGCGATCCTCGTGCCCGGCGCCCTGATCACGAACGCCCTGCTCGAACTGACATCGACCGACATCGTCACGGGTGGATCGCGGCTGATGTATGGGCTCATCATGCTTGCGTTCATGGCTGCGGGGCTGTACTCCGGGGCGTCGCTCACCGGGCTGCGGGTCGACTCGGCATCGGCGGCGCTGGTGGGTGAGGCCGTTCATCTCACGACCGAGAGCCGCGGATGGGATGCCCTGCCGCCGGCGTGGACGGCATGGTTCGTCGTCATCGTGCTGGCCGTCGGGATCGGGCTCGCGTTCGGGTCGGGCTTCAGGCTGACGGTCGTGTGCATCGTGGTGATGACAGGCACCTATGCGGTGCTCGCGTTGTTCAGCCCACTGGTCGGCAGCGTCGTGGCGACAGGAATCGCGGCCGCGGTGCTGTTCGTCGCGGCGCGCGTGCTCGAGCGCGTGACCCTCGCCGTGCCGGCCACCGTGTCGTTCCAGCCCGCGTTCCTGCTGCTCGTGCCTGGCACCGTCGGGCTCGTCTCGCTGGCGAGCTTCGACGCGCAGGCACTGGCATCAGCCCCGATGATGTTCCTCAGCCTGTGCATCGGCACGAAGGTCGGCGCGCTCCTGGCAGACCTCGCGCGCATCACCCGGTCAACGGTGTTCCTTCGTTGGGCCAGGCCCGCACGCATGGGGGAGCTGTGA
- a CDS encoding FtsX-like permease family protein, which produces MTSSARLALRGATTTPALSLFLVLVIAALSYLGVAAPLLLEQGRTATIQRATTSLPQTSRWLSADAPGLPEFDAASDQDTGVWGSALAMIDAARRQQPEPLRELLGAPRLVMAIDPQFSVDEDPERTDPVPINKVALVSDVGLLDRITVDEGRLPEVTDPADGVEIVLTSEVAEQLAWPVGTERSWSGMTLLLTGTVSARAPDAGDWAFIPGALRPMVEVSSSGDRILVGTAFMHVDQVAALPDLVRDVKVTAWMPVRTTGIDAANAAELTAQMRLLTADPVYLEMHTDSFFNRGLSFASGLPRVIDEGVSRGEAMTAVVTVAAVGPVAVALVVLALVTRLIAVRRIAAVRVMRARGASSLRLVAMLGGEGAALGMLGAVIGAAIAAFLPGWLSGWILLIPLLLAAVPAAVLPSSALNDAERHERRDLGETSRRGSRRLIVEGLFLTVTVAFVVLVMARPGAASADPMLLALPVLLGGAGSILCLRLLPSLLLIAERRARVRPSLAALLGPARARRDPLVRAAPVLAVVIGLGVAVFSVAFAATVTSGIARSALMEVGADVRVDASYITDGAVERVAGLDGVADVAALRGDSAVQAKAGSEDQRAHVYTIDSAEFAAMQHGLPAAIPLPSSLAEPADGEPVPVVASRTLLARLGVDADGDLDGIEIGGTPVTVVAVAPAQVPFGSAQQWVIVDTVNARALGQRNIGLSQLYLSVSSDSDADDVGAAAVREIAGDAVFRTPDRAAAVHEQDPAFSVVQGALLAASSIVAALLGVAVVAMLMLGAVSRARMLAILRTLGHPSRGDARLVTWEVAPALLLALPFGAGVGVAMAWLVIPQLDLRGFVGGPTQPPVVLGGMWPVIVVVGFALVSTVAVVAATLLASRLGTATAIREGDEQEHA; this is translated from the coding sequence ATGACCTCATCCGCCCGCCTCGCACTGCGCGGTGCGACGACGACACCGGCGCTGTCGCTGTTCCTCGTGCTCGTGATCGCGGCGCTGTCGTACCTGGGCGTGGCCGCACCGCTCCTTCTCGAGCAGGGCCGCACCGCCACGATCCAGCGCGCGACCACCTCCCTGCCGCAGACCAGCCGCTGGCTCTCGGCGGACGCCCCGGGGCTGCCGGAGTTCGATGCCGCATCCGACCAGGACACCGGCGTCTGGGGTTCGGCACTCGCGATGATCGACGCCGCCCGTCGACAGCAGCCCGAGCCGCTGCGAGAGCTGCTCGGCGCACCGCGGCTCGTGATGGCGATCGACCCGCAGTTCTCGGTCGATGAGGACCCCGAACGCACTGACCCTGTGCCGATCAACAAGGTCGCGCTGGTCTCGGACGTCGGGCTGCTCGATCGCATCACCGTTGACGAGGGTCGTCTGCCGGAGGTCACCGACCCGGCCGACGGCGTCGAGATCGTGCTCACGTCCGAGGTGGCCGAGCAGCTCGCCTGGCCCGTCGGCACCGAACGCTCCTGGAGCGGGATGACCCTGCTGCTCACCGGCACGGTCTCCGCCAGAGCACCGGATGCCGGGGACTGGGCGTTCATCCCCGGAGCTCTGCGGCCGATGGTGGAGGTGAGCAGCAGCGGCGACCGGATCCTCGTCGGGACGGCGTTCATGCACGTCGACCAGGTGGCGGCGCTGCCCGATCTGGTGCGCGACGTCAAAGTGACGGCATGGATGCCGGTGCGCACCACCGGGATCGATGCGGCGAATGCCGCAGAGCTCACCGCGCAGATGCGGCTTCTGACCGCGGATCCGGTCTACCTCGAGATGCACACGGACAGCTTCTTCAACCGCGGGCTGTCATTCGCATCCGGCCTGCCGCGGGTGATCGACGAAGGGGTGTCGCGGGGAGAGGCGATGACGGCCGTCGTGACCGTCGCCGCCGTGGGGCCGGTGGCGGTCGCGCTCGTCGTCCTCGCGCTCGTGACCCGGCTCATCGCGGTGCGCCGCATCGCGGCCGTGCGCGTGATGCGGGCGCGCGGGGCCTCTTCGCTCCGGCTGGTGGCCATGCTGGGCGGCGAAGGTGCGGCGCTGGGCATGCTCGGCGCCGTGATCGGCGCGGCCATCGCCGCGTTCCTGCCTGGCTGGCTGTCGGGATGGATCCTGCTCATCCCGTTGCTCCTCGCCGCCGTTCCGGCCGCCGTCCTGCCCTCGAGCGCCCTGAACGACGCCGAACGGCACGAGCGGCGCGACCTCGGTGAGACGTCGCGCCGCGGATCCAGGCGCCTGATCGTGGAGGGCCTCTTCCTCACAGTCACCGTCGCGTTCGTCGTGCTCGTCATGGCGCGACCAGGGGCGGCATCCGCCGATCCGATGCTCCTCGCCCTGCCCGTCCTGCTCGGCGGCGCGGGCAGCATCCTGTGCCTGCGCCTGCTGCCCTCGCTTCTGCTCATCGCCGAGCGTCGGGCGAGGGTGCGTCCCTCCCTCGCCGCGCTGCTCGGTCCAGCACGGGCTCGCCGCGACCCGCTGGTGCGGGCCGCTCCCGTGCTCGCCGTCGTCATCGGACTCGGCGTCGCCGTCTTCTCGGTGGCCTTCGCCGCGACGGTGACGAGCGGGATCGCGCGTTCGGCGCTGATGGAGGTCGGCGCGGACGTGCGCGTCGACGCCTCCTACATCACCGATGGCGCGGTCGAGCGCGTCGCCGGGCTGGACGGTGTGGCCGATGTGGCCGCCCTGCGCGGCGACTCGGCGGTGCAGGCGAAGGCGGGGTCGGAGGATCAGCGTGCCCACGTCTACACCATCGACAGCGCCGAGTTCGCGGCCATGCAGCACGGACTGCCTGCCGCGATCCCGCTGCCCTCATCGCTCGCCGAGCCGGCCGACGGCGAGCCTGTCCCCGTGGTCGCCTCGCGCACACTGCTCGCCAGGCTCGGGGTGGATGCCGACGGCGACCTCGACGGGATCGAGATCGGCGGCACGCCGGTGACGGTGGTGGCGGTCGCTCCGGCTCAGGTCCCCTTCGGCTCCGCCCAGCAGTGGGTGATCGTGGACACGGTGAACGCCCGTGCACTCGGCCAGCGCAACATCGGCCTGTCCCAGCTCTACCTCTCTGTGTCATCGGATTCCGACGCGGATGACGTCGGCGCGGCCGCTGTGCGCGAGATCGCAGGAGACGCCGTCTTCCGCACGCCGGATCGGGCCGCAGCCGTCCATGAGCAGGACCCGGCCTTCTCGGTCGTGCAGGGCGCGCTGCTGGCTGCGAGCAGCATCGTCGCCGCCCTGCTCGGCGTGGCGGTCGTGGCCATGCTCATGCTCGGGGCGGTCTCGCGCGCTCGCATGCTCGCCATACTGAGGACGCTCGGGCATCCTTCCCGGGGAGATGCCCGACTGGTGACCTGGGAGGTCGCACCGGCGCTGCTGCTCGCGCTGCCGTTCGGTGCCGGAGTGGGCGTGGCGATGGCCTGGCTGGTCATCCCGCAGCTGGATCTGCGCGGCTTCGTCGGCGGTCCGACACAGCCGCCCGTGGTGCTGGGTGGCATGTGGCCGGTGATCGTCGTCGTCGGCTTCGCGCTGGTGTCGACGGTCGCCGTGGTGGCGGCGACGCTGCTGGCCTCGCGGCTTGGCACCGCGACGGCGATCCGCGAGGGTGATGAGCAGGAGCACGCATGA
- a CDS encoding ABC transporter ATP-binding protein: MSDGAIVCEGLVRIFTAQGVEVQALQGLDLRMATGDMVALVGASGSGKSTLLGILAGLDQPTAGAARVAGHDLVTMKGAERLSYRRGSVGFVWQQSARNLLPYLSARENIAMVHGVAGVVPRGERAAAGDELLELLDATEVADKRPAQMSGGQRQRVAIAVALANRPRVLLADEPTGELDEQTSAEVLAAMETVNRERRVTTLIVTHDASVTEHVARTVRIRDGRTSTETLRSSSTDGEGRSVRTAQEYALLDRAGRMQLPADFVSALDLRDRVRLSLEPDHVRVASGQDAPRTGESAEDAS, encoded by the coding sequence ATGAGCGACGGCGCGATCGTGTGCGAGGGGCTCGTGCGCATCTTCACGGCACAGGGCGTGGAGGTACAGGCGCTGCAGGGCCTCGACCTGCGCATGGCCACGGGCGACATGGTCGCCCTGGTCGGCGCATCCGGATCGGGAAAGAGCACCCTGCTCGGCATACTCGCCGGCCTCGATCAGCCGACCGCAGGCGCCGCGCGGGTCGCCGGTCACGACCTGGTGACCATGAAGGGCGCCGAGCGTCTGTCGTACCGTCGCGGCAGCGTGGGGTTCGTCTGGCAGCAGTCGGCGCGCAACCTGCTTCCGTACCTCTCGGCACGCGAGAACATCGCGATGGTGCACGGGGTCGCCGGCGTCGTGCCACGCGGCGAGCGCGCCGCGGCCGGCGACGAGCTTCTCGAGCTGCTCGATGCGACGGAGGTCGCTGACAAGCGCCCCGCGCAGATGTCGGGCGGCCAGCGTCAGCGGGTCGCGATCGCCGTCGCCCTCGCCAACCGCCCACGCGTGCTGCTCGCCGACGAGCCGACCGGGGAGCTCGACGAGCAGACCAGTGCCGAGGTGCTCGCCGCGATGGAGACCGTGAACCGCGAACGCCGGGTGACGACGCTGATCGTCACCCACGATGCGAGCGTCACCGAGCATGTCGCGCGCACCGTGCGGATCCGAGACGGGCGCACGTCCACCGAGACGCTGCGCAGTTCGAGCACCGACGGCGAGGGCAGATCTGTGCGCACCGCGCAGGAGTACGCGCTGCTCGACCGCGCGGGGCGCATGCAGCTGCCCGCCGACTTCGTCTCCGCGCTCGATCTGCGCGACCGGGTGCGGCTCAGCCTCGAACCCGACCATGTGCGCGTCGCATCAGGGCAGGATGCCCCGCGAACGGGCGAATCAGCGGAGGATGCCTCGTGA
- a CDS encoding ABC transporter ATP-binding protein has protein sequence MNAVLKAESLTRVFPSPGGDVVAVRDVDLEVSPGELVVVAGRSGAGKTTLLTMLGGLDRPTSGRVLIDGADLSDPSTDATGLRGSRIASIFQTAGLIPVLSAAENVEVPLRIRRVDPAERDRRVAEALRDVGLEDHAPQRPGELSGGQQQRVGIARALVMQPGILLADEPTAQLDSETGAQIMDLIARLVHERGTAAIVATHDPAMLARADRVLELHDGELRRRSPRRDARRAALQAEHAATLAGPRTQPRQSEEPR, from the coding sequence GTGAACGCGGTGCTGAAGGCGGAGTCGCTCACGCGCGTCTTCCCGAGCCCCGGCGGCGATGTCGTCGCGGTGCGGGATGTCGATCTCGAGGTCAGCCCGGGCGAGCTCGTCGTGGTGGCCGGCCGCTCGGGAGCAGGAAAGACGACCCTGCTCACGATGCTGGGCGGTCTCGACCGGCCGACATCCGGCCGGGTGCTGATCGACGGCGCCGATCTCTCCGATCCGTCGACGGATGCGACCGGGCTGCGCGGCTCGCGCATCGCGTCGATCTTCCAGACGGCCGGTCTCATCCCGGTGCTGTCTGCAGCCGAGAACGTCGAGGTGCCTCTGCGCATCCGCCGCGTCGATCCCGCAGAGCGTGACCGTCGGGTCGCCGAGGCCCTGCGGGACGTCGGACTCGAGGATCATGCACCGCAGAGACCGGGCGAGCTCTCCGGCGGTCAGCAGCAGCGGGTCGGCATCGCCAGGGCGCTGGTCATGCAGCCGGGCATCCTGCTCGCCGACGAGCCCACTGCCCAGCTCGACAGCGAGACCGGCGCGCAGATCATGGATCTCATCGCGCGGCTGGTGCACGAGCGCGGCACCGCCGCGATCGTCGCCACCCACGACCCGGCGATGCTCGCCCGAGCCGATCGGGTGCTGGAGCTTCACGACGGCGAGCTGCGACGCCGGTCGCCCAGAAGGGATGCCCGTCGTGCGGCCCTCCAGGCCGAGCACGCGGCTACGCTGGCTGGACCACGCACTCAGCCACGACAGTCCGAGGAGCCGCGATGA
- a CDS encoding pirin family protein, giving the protein MTNLEKNPPLSVLEPGERCTSVDVLAPREVPLGGIRAMTVYRTLPQKRRSLVGAWCFLDHYGPDDVARTGGMEVPRHPHTGLATVSWLFTGRIDHLDSNGVAAAVLPGELNLMIAGQGITHQEISTPETTVLHGVQLWYALPEATRFSAHGFAHYAPEPVELAGAAVRVFIGSLLGSTSPVDTRTPDMLGAELILDPDAEIVLPVRRDFEHAALAETGVIDVNGVAVRHRELGYVPTGADTMVITAGPDGARVILLGGVPLGEQIVMWWNFIGRSHDEIEEFRRRYQAELGFEPADPADDGKPPLFGPYPEGQLAPLPAPALPTVRLRPRE; this is encoded by the coding sequence ATGACCAACCTCGAGAAGAACCCGCCGTTGAGCGTCCTCGAACCGGGGGAGCGGTGCACCTCTGTCGACGTCCTCGCACCCCGTGAGGTTCCGCTCGGCGGCATCCGGGCGATGACGGTGTACCGCACTCTGCCGCAGAAGCGCCGGTCGCTCGTCGGCGCCTGGTGCTTCCTCGACCACTACGGCCCGGACGACGTCGCCCGCACCGGCGGCATGGAGGTTCCGCGTCACCCGCACACCGGCCTCGCGACCGTGTCATGGCTGTTCACCGGGCGCATCGACCACCTCGACTCGAACGGCGTCGCCGCGGCCGTGCTGCCGGGAGAGCTGAACCTCATGATCGCGGGGCAGGGGATCACCCATCAGGAGATCAGCACCCCCGAGACCACGGTGCTGCACGGCGTGCAGCTCTGGTACGCCCTGCCGGAGGCCACTCGGTTCTCGGCGCACGGCTTCGCCCACTACGCACCCGAGCCCGTCGAACTCGCGGGCGCCGCCGTGCGGGTGTTCATCGGATCGCTGCTCGGCTCGACGTCGCCGGTCGACACGCGGACGCCCGACATGCTCGGCGCCGAGCTGATCCTCGACCCCGACGCCGAGATCGTGCTGCCTGTCCGCCGCGATTTCGAGCACGCCGCCCTCGCCGAGACGGGCGTCATCGACGTGAACGGCGTCGCTGTGCGTCACCGTGAGCTCGGCTACGTCCCGACCGGCGCCGACACGATGGTGATCACCGCGGGGCCGGATGGAGCGCGCGTGATCCTGCTCGGCGGGGTGCCGCTGGGCGAGCAGATCGTCATGTGGTGGAACTTCATCGGGCGCAGCCACGACGAGATCGAGGAGTTCCGCCGCCGCTACCAGGCCGAGCTGGGCTTCGAGCCGGCCGACCCGGCGGACGACGGCAAGCCCCCGTTGTTCGGCCCCTATCCCGAAGGGCAGCTGGCGCCGCTTCCCGCGCCGGCGCTGCCGACGGTGAGGCTGCGTCCCCGCGAGTAG
- a CDS encoding GNAT family N-acetyltransferase codes for MTDGRFVVRDLPGESRYVLIDRGEDGTQSKEIGEESYVDVGDERVLFHTGVAEEYGGQGLASTLVRAVVDDSVAAGRSIVPVCPYVAAWLPKHPEYQQHVVERRGEHIAAIKAQQG; via the coding sequence ATGACGGACGGCCGCTTCGTGGTGCGCGATCTCCCTGGCGAGTCGCGATACGTGCTGATCGACCGCGGCGAGGACGGCACGCAGTCGAAGGAGATCGGCGAGGAGTCGTACGTCGATGTCGGCGACGAGCGCGTGCTGTTCCACACCGGCGTCGCCGAGGAGTACGGCGGGCAGGGCCTCGCCTCGACGCTCGTCCGAGCCGTCGTGGACGACTCGGTCGCGGCGGGCAGGAGCATCGTGCCGGTGTGCCCCTACGTGGCGGCCTGGCTCCCCAAGCATCCGGAGTATCAGCAGCACGTCGTCGAGCGCCGCGGCGAGCATATCGCTGCGATCAAGGCGCAGCAGGGCTGA
- a CDS encoding carboxymuconolactone decarboxylase family protein yields the protein MRPYLDKSAPEVWKAATAYSSAVASEAERSGLSLQESEFIKVRASQINACAFCLDLHTREARGSGITQQKIDLLPAWRETSIFTEREAAVLAVAEAATRMPLTEEAKADLSGARAVLGDAAFAAAEWIALTINMFNRISILSEHPVRPRGADGKVLS from the coding sequence ATGCGCCCCTATCTCGACAAGTCCGCACCCGAGGTCTGGAAGGCCGCCACCGCCTACTCGAGCGCTGTCGCGAGCGAAGCCGAGCGCAGCGGCCTCTCGCTGCAGGAGAGCGAGTTCATCAAAGTGCGCGCCTCGCAGATCAACGCCTGCGCCTTCTGCCTCGACCTGCATACCCGCGAGGCGCGCGGCTCCGGAATCACCCAGCAGAAGATCGATCTGCTCCCGGCCTGGCGTGAGACCTCGATCTTCACCGAGCGCGAGGCGGCTGTGCTCGCGGTAGCCGAGGCGGCGACGCGCATGCCGCTGACCGAGGAGGCGAAGGCCGACCTGTCGGGCGCTCGCGCCGTGCTCGGAGACGCCGCGTTCGCCGCCGCCGAGTGGATCGCTCTGACCATCAACATGTTCAACCGGATCTCCATCCTCAGCGAGCACCCCGTGCGTCCACGTGGTGCCGACGGAAAGGTGCTGTCATGA
- the msrA gene encoding peptide-methionine (S)-S-oxide reductase MsrA has protein sequence MTSGTSDTGEITRRADAETAVLAGGCFWGMEDLIRRQPGVLATRVGYTGGENDHATYRNHPGHAEALEIVFDPEQTTYRDILAFFFQIHDPSTLNRQGNDIGTSYRSAIFPLDAEQERVARETIADVDASGLWPAPAVTTIEAAGPFWEAEPEHQDYLVRYPNGYTCHFPRAGWVLPRREADTTV, from the coding sequence ATGACCAGCGGAACCAGCGACACCGGAGAGATCACCCGCCGCGCGGACGCGGAGACGGCCGTGCTCGCCGGCGGATGCTTCTGGGGCATGGAGGATCTGATCCGCCGCCAGCCGGGGGTGCTCGCCACACGCGTCGGGTACACCGGGGGCGAGAACGACCACGCGACGTACCGCAACCACCCCGGCCACGCTGAGGCGCTCGAGATCGTGTTCGACCCCGAGCAGACGACGTACCGCGACATCCTCGCCTTCTTCTTCCAGATCCACGACCCGTCGACGCTGAACCGTCAGGGAAACGACATCGGCACCAGCTACCGCTCGGCGATCTTCCCGCTCGATGCCGAGCAGGAGCGCGTCGCGCGAGAGACGATCGCCGACGTCGACGCCTCCGGCCTCTGGCCCGCCCCCGCGGTCACCACGATCGAGGCCGCCGGTCCGTTCTGGGAGGCCGAGCCCGAGCATCAGGACTATCTCGTCCGGTATCCGAACGGGTACACCTGCCACTTCCCGCGGGCCGGCTGGGTGCTGCCGCGCCGCGAGGCCGACACGACGGTCTGA